The genomic interval GGTCAATGACACAAGGCACACCCAACTTTCGCTCTCCCTTGCCGCGTGGCTTGGGAATGACCACCCGTCGCACCGGGCGAGGTTGGTAGCTGCCATCTATCAGGGATTGGCGAATCTCACTCCAATGCTCTCGCGCATAGGCCGGAAAGTCTTCTAAGCTCATCCCGTCACTGCCGGGTGCCCCTTGATTCGACTTCACTCGCTCCCATGACCGTTTCAGATTGTCGCGCTCTAAGATTCGCACCATCAGGTTGTCTAAGGCTGGCTCTCTGTCAGCACGCCAAACATCATCTCCCCCATCCGGGTTCATTGATGAGTTTGAGTGGTTCATGGCTCCTCCTTAGTTCATTCATGTTCGTCCCTTCGTTCCCCAAGAGAACTACTATGGACTCTGCTGACTTCTGCCTCACTCACCATCCAGCATTGCTACTGGCTGTGCCGTTTGGGTTGCCGTAGGGTTCGGTGGGTACTCTATCCGTTTCCAGATAGCCCTCAGTCCGACTCCCTTAGCCCCTCAAAGTGCCGTTAGACAGACCTCCCCAGATAAGAACGTGAACTGTCCCGCCGCAACCGCGTCATTTACTGTGCCCCTTGAACCTTGGGTTTCGTTGTGTTGTGCCAACTCACCCAGGGGTCTCAGCCTTCTATGACGTTTCTGTTCGTCGGTTCGTCGGTTTGCCGCTGGCTTCCTCCAGATACTCCCTCGCGAGAGTACCCTTGCCTTAAGCTAGGAGTTGTCGTCACTCGGCTCCAAGACTTTCGAGCATTTGGACGTTGGTCCTCCTCCAGGGGACTTTCACCCCATTAGTTCACGCCCATGCTGGGCGTACACAAGGTGCTGCACTCGACCGCCTACACTCTACGCTCGTGCTTCCACCAGCCTCTAGCGGCGAGTGAGCTGAATCGTTGTACGGCATCGCTAGCTACTACCCGCAGTATGTTGAAATGCATCATGTAGCAGAAGACAATTCATCCTTTTATGTGCGTGTCCCAGCAAAAGTTTTGGGATGCTTACGTGATGGAGAGATTACCGTTATTCTTCTTCCTGTCCATGGATTAGCCCTAACACAGCCGCTCGAGGCTCATCTCATTCCTGAAACCTTGAGGATGCCTAATAGTGAGTTTGATATATTGTTCAAACATCCTGGCGCAGAAATGATCCGAGTCCTATGCCACGATGAACCCTGCCCAGAAATTGATAAAAGCAATGAGTGAGGTTCGACTCGATTTGGGTGTCGTTCGCTCGGATCGGGAACAACGTGCAGTTGTGGCAGACCTATATAGACATCGAGTAGAGTTAACACAGATCTAAATACTCGGTTGTAGAGTCCTGCCGTACAACAATTGCGGTGCAACGGATTGAAAGAAGTCGCTGTTGCTGAGTCCAAGTTCTTGGTAACCTCTGACCGCAACCGTTAGTCTGCCAAGACTGAAGGGTATGGTTAGGATGACTAACAAACAATCGCCAAGTTTTGTGGTTGCTATAAGTGGTCCCTCTGGAGCAGGAAAAACTTCTCTGGTTCAAAAAGTAACCAGTTTGCTAGAAGATGCTGTATCTCTCTATTTCGACGATTATGCCTCGGTATCGAAATACCCCTCGAACTTCTCTGAGTGGATTAAAGAGGGAGCCGATCCCAATCAATGGCAAACGCCACAACTCCTTAAAGACTTACGGAGCTTACGGCGTAGGAAAGCCATTTCTCTGCCCGATAACAAAGGAATAATCAAGGCAGCCAGCTTCATTGTGATGGAGGAGCCATTTGGTAGAGAACGAGCCGAAATGAACGAGCTTATTGATTTTGTAGCATGTATCGACCTGCCGCTAGAAGTTGCCTTAGCACGTCGGTTGCTGCGAGATGTTGAATGGTGTCTCCGTGAAAGAGATCCAGAATACCTGGCAACTTATCTCAAAGAATACCTAATAGGATATCTCAGTGGTGCTACCCGCGAACTGTACCTTGAAGTAAACGCAAGGGTCTTGAAGAATTGCGATTTGGTTCTAGATGGAGTTAAATCCCTGGATGAGCTGGCAGATGAGATAATCGCTGCGATTAAAACAAAACTGGGGACAGTCTAACTGTAATCAGGAGCAGCCTAACAATCCGCCTGCACACCGACCGTTTAGAATTACCAGTTGAGTCCGAAAGTTCACTAGCGGCGGGTGAGGCGGAACGTTAATAGCTAGCAACAATGCCGAAAATGAGTGAATTCGGCATTGTTTGGATTGCGATCGCTTAAATTCTCAATCGTTTGAGGCGTACTACAAAAAGCACGCCACTATTCATTTTCGGCAATGTTTGCAAGAAACACATAACACCTCCTCGCAAACCAAAAAATCAAGAGGGGCGAGCGCAGTGTTTTGATCACACCCTTTGTGCCCTTTCAATCTTCATTTGATCAAGGACTGCCCAGCCAGGATACTGCGGCGGCAATATCATTGTAGAACACGCGATGATTGGCTTCGCCAAACGCCAGGCGGGCCAGGTAAGCAATCCCCGTATTGGGCACAACTATCGCGACTTTTACATCAGCTTGCTTGAGCGCATCGGTTAACCCCTGCTGCGTGAGCACGATTTCTATCGGCGGGCGCTCAAGCTCCAAGGCATCGTACATCACCTGTTTGCAACCCG from Trichocoleus sp. FACHB-46 carries:
- a CDS encoding P-loop NTPase fold protein, translating into MTNKQSPSFVVAISGPSGAGKTSLVQKVTSLLEDAVSLYFDDYASVSKYPSNFSEWIKEGADPNQWQTPQLLKDLRSLRRRKAISLPDNKGIIKAASFIVMEEPFGRERAEMNELIDFVACIDLPLEVALARRLLRDVEWCLRERDPEYLATYLKEYLIGYLSGATRELYLEVNARVLKNCDLVLDGVKSLDELADEIIAAIKTKLGTV